A single region of the Deinococcus malanensis genome encodes:
- a CDS encoding winged helix-turn-helix domain-containing protein has product MSESTQLGAMEALLGLDRVIHEPVRLAILSVLAGVQEAEFRFMESTLGLSKGNLSSHATKLEEAGYLEVNKAFRGKVPVTSYRITETGCQALDGYWAALRGAAPGS; this is encoded by the coding sequence ATGAGTGAGTCCACCCAACTGGGCGCCATGGAGGCTTTGCTGGGCCTGGACCGGGTCATCCACGAACCCGTGCGCCTGGCCATCCTTTCGGTGCTCGCTGGCGTGCAGGAGGCGGAGTTCAGGTTCATGGAGTCTACGTTGGGGCTCAGCAAGGGCAATCTTTCCAGCCACGCCACGAAACTGGAAGAGGCCGGCTACCTGGAGGTGAACAAGGCCTTCCGGGGCAAAGTTCCGGTGACGAGTTACCGGATCACAGAGACTGGCTGCCAGGCGCTGGACGGATACTGGGCCGCACTTCGGGGGGCCGCGCCCGG
- a CDS encoding Lrp/AsnC family transcriptional regulator: MIQLDEADRTILVLLQQDDRQTYVQIGAQVGLSPATVHDRVRKLERRGALMGYQARVSPRAVGLPVTAFISLNLDGGQSCRSVTPTLEAFPEIEECHSVAGDTDLLLKVRVPSTEALEELNYRLKCLEGVVRTQSLIILSTRFEDRPRIPAPLGREEHV; this comes from the coding sequence ATGATTCAGCTTGACGAGGCCGATCGGACGATCCTTGTGCTTTTGCAGCAGGATGATCGCCAGACATACGTGCAGATCGGCGCACAGGTGGGCCTCTCCCCGGCCACCGTGCATGACCGTGTGCGCAAACTCGAACGGCGCGGCGCCCTCATGGGCTATCAAGCGCGCGTTTCCCCACGTGCGGTCGGTCTACCCGTCACGGCCTTCATCTCCCTGAATCTCGACGGCGGACAGAGCTGCCGAAGCGTGACGCCCACCCTCGAAGCCTTTCCAGAAATCGAGGAGTGCCATAGTGTTGCAGGAGACACAGACCTACTGCTCAAGGTGCGAGTGCCCAGCACCGAAGCGCTGGAAGAACTGAACTACCGGCTCAAGTGTCTGGAAGGGGTCGTGCGGACGCAATCCCTGATCATCCTTTCCACCCGTTTCGAGGATCGCCCACGCATTCCCGCCCCCCTGGGAAGGGAGGAGCACGTGTGA